In Daucus carota subsp. sativus chromosome 4, DH1 v3.0, whole genome shotgun sequence, one DNA window encodes the following:
- the LOC108203475 gene encoding protein FAR1-RELATED SEQUENCE 5-like — protein sequence MSNQNPESGASDVHHIESSDSEHSYSDSDDESAEIDEDKLDEIDTAEECLYPKVPAPRVVVTPTGDKVWIPSCDDVYKPRTNQHFQTLEDAFKFYREYGRQGGFDVRKYGQKSNRSGNVVSKKIMCNCGGNPTPGKSNPKDDMVAESSQVRRTTSRRCDCEAHIVLKAAGLRGFVIMSFVEDHNHPLAVGAENMFLRCNRKVSKSQQNFIMDCSRAKIGATRAYNLAKEMVGSYENVGATISDFKNFARDVKLGIGENDASLIIDKFKLRMKSSKDKFYYDYKTDREGHLTGLFWTDAIGQANYEIFGDIFSFDPTFRTNKYNMVFVPFTGVDNHWKNVTFGASLIAKEDYKNFKWLINTFKGAMGHAPTCVITDQCPAIKKALHLNWPHTKHRLCMWHIMNKLPSKTGPIRATDKVFMSKLKSVIYSEHSSPLEFEEGWSSVISEYKLQDNQWMSAMFRQRRSWIPAYFLEIDMAGLLRTTSRSESSNSFFQHFHERGDTLVQFYSSFESAMDKQRIRTVEDDKNSRKTPREEIKNACFHTSMPEMTQTDETRVFMCKDDLLKGKIFKVSVTRSNNDVECSCKFYNRYGYLCCHAFAALQQCGIQKIPRQFIKARWTKDALKNHSSIGSLETPSNCDKTERTKLKRTRVWFQFESCLDLVGDDEDKLDMVGLLVRDMESKLQEDCENDEGQSRARRVDSFIGPVPPNEDCVQNPNISKNKGSGSRIKSTREISIHSKGQRTCSICNKTKGHNARTCPTLKK from the exons ATGTCTAATCAGAATCCAGAATCTG GTGCTTCGGATGTTCATCACATTGAGAGTTCCGATTCCGAACATTCATATAGCGACTCTGATGATGAAAGTGCTGAGATTGATGAGGACAAACTAGATGAGATTGATACTGCAGAGGAATGTCTATACCCCAAAGTTCCCGCCCCTAGAGTAGTTGTCACTCCTACTGGTGATAAAGTCTGGATTCCATCTTGTGACGATGTATACAAACCACGAACAAACCAGCACTTTCAAACACTAGAAGATGCCTTTAAATTTTATCGGGAATATGGGCGGCAAGGTGGATTTGATGTTCGTAAGTACGGACAAAAATCCAACAGAAGTGGTAATGTGGTGTCCAAGAAAATTATGTGTAACTGTGGTGGTAATCCTACTCCTGGAAAATCAAATCCTAAAGATGACATGGTTGCAGAAAGTTCGCAAGTTAGAAGAACCACGTCCCGTAGATGTGATTGTGAAGCTCACATCGTTTTGAAAGCCGCAGGACTAAGGGGTTTTGTTATTATGAGTTTTGTGGAAGATCACAATCATCCTTTAGCAGTTGGTGCTGAAAATATGTTTTTGAGATGTAATCGGAAAGTATCTAAAAGTCAgcaaaattttattatggatTGTTCTCGAGCGAAGATTGGTGCAACACGAGCTTATAATTTAGCCAAGGAGATGGTTGGATCATACGAGAATGTTGGTGCTACAATTTCGGACTTCAAGAATTTTGCACGAGATGTTAAACTTGGAATTGGAGAAAATGATGCGAGTTTGATTATTGACAAATTTAAACTGAGAATGAAGTCATCCaaagataaattttattacgaCTACAAGACGGATCGAGAAGGTCATTTGACAGGATTGTTTTGGACGGATGCAATAGGCCAAGCCAACTATGAGATTTTCGGCGACATTTTTTCATTTGATCCTACTTTCCGCACTAACAA ATATAATATGGTATTCGTGCCATTCACCGGGGTCGACAATCACTGGAAAAATGTAACATTTGGTGCTTCTCTAATTGCAAAGGAGGATTACAAGAACTTCAAATGGTTGATTAATACCTTTAAAGGTGCCATGGGTCACGCGCCTACATGTGTTATTACAGACCAATGTCCTGCGATTAAGAAGGCTCTTCACCTAAACTGGCCTCATACGAAGCACAGATTATGTATGTGGCATATAATGAACAAACTACCTTCCAAG ACTGGTCCTATACGTGCTACGGATAAAGTATTTATGTCCAAATTGAAGTCTGTAATTTATTCAGAACACTCTTCACCTCTAGAATTTGAAGAAGGATGGAGCTCAGTTATATCAGAGTATAAATTACAGGATAACCAATGGATGTCCGCTATGTTTAGGCAGCGTAGAAGTTGGATTCCCGCATACTTTTTAGAAATTGATATGGCAGGCTTGCTGCGCACCACGTCGAGGTCTGAAAGCTCTAATTCCTTTTTCCAGCACTTTCATGAGCGTGGAGACACACTGGTTCAGTTTTATTCAAGCTTTGAAAGTGCTATGGATAAACAAAGAATCCGTACAGTCGAAGATGACAAGAATTCACGCAAGACACCAAG GGAAGAAATTAAAAATGCTTGTTTTCATACAAGCATGCCTGAGATGACACAAACCGATGAGACCCGGGTTTTTATGTGCAAAGATGATTTACTCAAGGGCAAAATATTCAAG GTATCTGTCACCCGTAGTAATAATGACGTCGAGTGTAGTTGTAAGTTTTATAACCGCTATGGATACTTATGTTGTCATGCATTTGCGGCATTGCAGCAATGTGGCATTCAAAAAATACCACGTCAATTTATAAAAGCCAGGTGGACAAAAGATGCCTTGAAAAATCATTCCTCCATAGGCTCCCTTGAAACTCCATCGAACTGTGACAAGACTGAGCGGACCAAACTCAAACGTACCCGAGTATGGTTTCAATTTGAGAGCTGTTTGGACTTGGTTGGGGACGATGAGGACAAGTTGGATATGGTGGGGTTACTTGTGCGAGATATGGAATCAAAGTTGCAGGAGGATTGTGAAAATGATGAAGGACAAAGTCGAGCACGCCGAGTTGATTCATTTATCGGCCCTGTACCACCTAATGAGGATTGCGTTCAGAATCCAAATATCAGCAAGAACAAAGGTAGTGGCTCGCGCATTAAAAGCACTCGAGAGATTTCTATTCATTCCAAGGGACAACGTACATGCAGCATTTGTAATAAAACTAAAGGACACAATGCGCGCACGTGCCCAACTTTGAAGAAATAG